The following are from one region of the Anomaloglossus baeobatrachus isolate aAnoBae1 chromosome 1, aAnoBae1.hap1, whole genome shotgun sequence genome:
- the LOC142303877 gene encoding putative N-acetyltransferase camello, translating into MSEYRIRLYKDSDYEKVREIFADGIKEHTAKAFHFSLRLPRVWAFFLVTFLLFSQITGSLLVSILALIIDIGFVFLLHKLIYVSYVQHCLDDDMLDIPKYYLQRDGYCFWVAESSGEIAGMVAAIPPNHHQADRQVELKRLSVPRKYRGQGIAKALCRTVIDFARRRGSEAVILETSYPQVDAWRLYEKMGFRRMRTFFAPELVAKLIGFTILFYQYDLPVHR; encoded by the coding sequence ATGTCTGAATATCGGATCCGGCTCTACAAGGACTCTGACTATGAGAAGGTTCGAGAGATCTTTGCTGATGGCATAAAGGAACATACCGCCAAAGCTTTCCACTTTTCACTTCGTCTCCCACGTGTCTGGGCCTTCTTTTTGGTTACGTTCCTTCTTTTCTCACAGATCACTGGGTCATTACTGGTTTCCATTTTAGCTTTGATCATTGACATAGGATTCGTGTTTCTTTTGCATAAGTTGATCTATGTGTCCTATGTTCAGCACTGTCTGGACGACGACATGCTGGATATTCCGAAATATTACCTTCAGAGAGATGGTTACTGCTTCTGGGTGGCGGAGTCTTCAGGAGAGATAGCAGGGATGGTGGCAGCGATCCCACCAAATCATCACCAGGCAGACAGACAAGTGGAACTGAAGAGACTGTCTGTTCCCAGAAAATACCGGGGCCAGGGAATCGCCAAGGCCTTGTGCAGGACGGTCATTGACTTTGCCCGGAGGAGAGGCAGTGAGGCGGTGATCTTGGAGACCTCATACCCTCAAGTTGATGCCTGGCGGTTGTATGAGAAGATGGGTTTCAGGAGAATGAGAACCTTCTTTGCCCCAGAACTGGTGGCAAAACTCATCGGCTTTACAATATTGTTCTACCAGTACGACCTTCCTGTCCACAGGTGA